From a region of the Colias croceus chromosome 30, ilColCroc2.1 genome:
- the LOC123704819 gene encoding tip elongation aberrant protein 1-like, producing the protein MSFKSKTRLSPRAMPIEAVVTRFKSAQLKTKKDKPLQKKSNKTKSPSKKKVIENIEYFPNKLKRRMDVKKVVLLPKHDYKVVAGKWNKRKPCVPRKETYINQYYNDIPSPEHLQKEQTITDMIKLIEDTGNFDDDDLMEILTCPSPVWWEDPPDGYVEGPISRFTPELVNTKLHEESSKENKVNEEIKFEEPEIKDSSSETLINQKPLISMNIKIKDPKFIKKRGKLESLLGNLKDKINKQTNIVESDKKSNSSDLINTSMDEDLILTSLENMEIPIKKNVRSQVNDNEKSKIKTEQLDVKKVKITEDLKESDKILNSLNDIKNNVIKDASLSALKYLETDTSDFVTVYKIINNDTTDSRDTEKNGQINSYFKNCKNVRRQAKRKTEETDKKCIVVSDKETVKYCLKCSAIFDTEDCIYCMQKIKANS; encoded by the exons ATGTCGTTTAAAAGCAAGACTCGTTTATCGCCAAGAGCTATGCCCATAGAGGCTGTGGTAACTAGATTCAAATCAGCGCAATTGAAAACGAAAAAAGATAAACCTTTACAGAAAAAGTCGAATAAAACTAAGTCTCcatcaaagaaaaaagttATCGAGAATATAGAGTATTTTCCGAACAAATTGAAGAGAAGAATGGATGTcaaaaaagttgttttattaCCGAAACATGATTATAAAGTTGTAGCTGGTAAATGGAATAAACGGAAGCCATGTGTACCTAGAAAAG aaACATATATCAATCAATATTACAACGACATACCTTCACCAGAACATTTACAAAAGGAACAAACGATAACGgatatgataaaattaatagagGACACTGGAAACTTTGACGATGACGATCTGATGGAAATTTTGACTTGCCCAAGCCCTGTATGGTGGGAAGATCCACCTGATGGATATGTTGAAG gTCCCATATCTCGATTCACTCCGGAATTAGTTAATACTAAACTACATGAAGAATCaagtaaagaaaataaagtgaatgaagaaataaaatttgaagaaCCAGAGATAAAAGACTCATCTAGtgaaacattaataaatcAGAAACCCCTTATATCTAtgaatataaagataaaagatcctaaatttattaaaaagcgcgGCAAATTAGAATCTCTATTAGGTAATTTGAaagataaaatcaataaacaaacaaatatagttgaaagtgataaaaaatcaaatagttcagatttaataaatacatctaTGGATGAAGATTTGATATTAACTAGTTTAGAGAATATGGAAattccaattaaaaaaaatgttaggaGTCAAGTTAATGACAatgaaaaatctaaaataaaaacagaacaATTAGAtgttaaaaaagttaaaataacgGAAGATTTAAAAGaatcagataaaatattaaattcactaaatgatattaaaaataacgttaTAAAAGACGCTTCGTTAAGCGCGCTAAAATATCTAGAAACGGATACGTCAGATTTTGTCAcagtatataaaattattaacaatgatACCACAGATAGTAGAGATACAGAAAAAAATGGCcaaattaattcttattttaaaaattgcaaaaatgtTCGACGGCAAGCAAAGAGAAAGACGGAggaaacagataaaaaatgtatagttGTCTCTGATAAGGAAACTgtcaaatattgtttaaaatgttcCGCCATTTTTGATACGGAAGACTGTATATATTGTATGCAGAAAATTAAGGCAAACTCTtga
- the LOC123704816 gene encoding uncharacterized protein LOC123704816, which yields MLHHTSAKSVKQRTVTRFESEEYRKKVSYSYSLKDVLCTKYGVCKTFFLTTLGYKLSNDKPLHTALANSNDTVAPPVDKRLGATPHNKIESTPIKEHIMSFEPSISHYRREHAPNRLYLPSDLTISAMHKDFLEKNPSCKVSYDKYREVVAEFNISFVKLGHEECEDCEEFRLHDDTHTKENLKEDCLGCTKWKSHNKRAYMSREQYKLDSELNETDTVVYSADLQKVIMLPRIDKTANCKTAIFTHRIVVYNESFVPTGQGRKYLSVFPVLWYEGLFGRSKAEIISAYYQFFIFHRDKKNIILWVDNCSSQNKNWTFFFFLIYIINSKYINADKIVIKYFESGHTFMSADSFHHRVELSIKRMKNKIYDFADFSQAVSTAGKNVKIKEMNMQDFYDWDDYTTQYALSRIKPRPYVSEMVDVEVKRGSFDITYKTGFDQNAITASIIGKKILKSHVLPPPKKKTAPEGISRNKKENILKSFQNIIPQNRMSFWRELPTFDY from the coding sequence ATGCTGCATCACACCTCAGCTAAATCTGTGAAACAAAGAACAGTAACAAGATTTGAATCAGAGGAGTACAGAAAAAAAGTAAGCTACAGTTATTCACTTAAGGACGTGCTCTGTACAAAGTATGGAGTATGTAAAACCTTCTTTTTGACAACTTTGGGCTACAAATTATCTAATGACAAACCTTTACATACGGCTTTGGCCAATTCTAACGACACGGTTGCACCACCAGTAGACAAAAGACTGGGAGCTACTCctcacaataaaattgaatctaCTCCTATTAAGGAACATATAATGAGCTTTGAGCCGAGTATATCTCATTACAGGCGTGAACACGCTCCCAATCGCTTATACTTACCCAGTGATTTGACAATCAGTGCGATGCATAAAgactttttagaaaaaaatccGTCTTGCAAAGTATCTTACGATAAGTATCGAGAAGTAGTCGCAGAATTCAATATTTCTTTTGTAAAGCTTGGCCACGAAGAGTGTGAGGACTGTGAAGAGTTCCGTTTACACGATGATACACATACCAAAGAAAACCTTAAAGAAGACTGTCTAGGTTGCACGAAGTGGAAAAGTCATAACAAACGGGCATACATGTCCAGAGAGCAGTATAAATTAGACAGTGAGCTAAATGAAACTGATACTGTTGTATATTCTGCTGATTTACAAAAAGTTATCATGCTGCCCAGGATAGACAAAACTGCAAACTGCAAAACTGCTATTTTTACTCATAGGATAGTGGTTTACAACGAAAGTTTCGTGCCAACTGGTCAAGGCCGAAAATATTTGAGTGTTTTTCCTGTACTATGGTATGAAGGGTTGTTTGGACGTTCCAAAGCCGAAATTATAAGTGCATactatcaattttttatttttcatcgggataaaaaaaatatcatactaTGGGTTGATAATTGTTCCTCCCAGAACAAAAACTggacgtttttttttttcttaatttatattataaattctaaatatATCAACGCCGACAAGATTgtcatcaaatattttgaatCCGGCCACACCTTTATGTCAGCTGATAGTTTCCATCATAGGGTAGAGCTGTCCATAAAACGcatgaaaaacaaaatttatgattTCGCAGATTTTTCTCAGGCAGTTAGCACTGCaggaaaaaatgtaaaaattaaagagaTGAACATGCAAGACTTTTATGACTGGGATGATTATACCACACAATATGCACTGTCTCGAATTAAACCGCGTCCATATGTCAGTGAAATGGTTGATGTTGAAGTTAAAAGAGGCAGTTTTGATATCACCTACAAAACAGGATTCGATCAAAATGCAATTACTGCTAGCattataggaaaaaaaattttaaaaagtcatgTCTTGCCTCCACCAAAAAAGAAAACTGCTCCGGAAGGAATTTcaagaaacaaaaaagaaaatattttgaaatcttttcaaaatataataccacAAAATAGAATGTCCTTTTGGAGAGAACTCCCTACTTTTGACTACTAA